From the genome of Mycetocola spongiae, one region includes:
- a CDS encoding DNA-methyltransferase yields the protein MPPTSSILHGNNLDILASLPDESITVVYIDPPFNTGRTQNRHTTTGVRSKPGFSGSVGFQGKSYQRIRGELRAYDDSFDDYWRFLEPRLLEAWRLLAEDGTLYLHLDYREAHYAKVMLDAIFGRECFLNELIWAYDYGAKSTRRWPTKHDTILVYVKDPAKYHFDSSAVDREPYMAPGLVTPEKAERGKLPTDVWWHTIVSPTGKEKTGYPTQKPVGILRRIIAASSREGDWVLDFFAGSGTTGDAARQLGRNFLLVDRNPQAIEVMRARLGDDVHYREFPESEPA from the coding sequence CTGCCCCCGACCAGCTCGATCCTGCACGGCAATAACCTCGATATTCTCGCGAGCCTGCCCGATGAGTCGATCACGGTTGTTTATATCGACCCTCCCTTTAACACCGGGCGCACCCAGAACCGGCATACCACCACGGGGGTGCGCAGCAAGCCCGGGTTTTCCGGCAGCGTGGGCTTCCAGGGCAAAAGCTATCAGCGCATCCGCGGGGAATTGCGCGCCTATGACGATAGCTTCGACGATTATTGGCGCTTCCTTGAGCCCCGCCTGCTGGAGGCCTGGCGGCTACTGGCCGAGGATGGCACGCTATATCTCCACCTCGACTATCGCGAGGCGCATTATGCCAAGGTCATGCTGGATGCGATCTTTGGCCGCGAGTGCTTCCTGAACGAACTGATCTGGGCCTATGACTACGGGGCCAAGTCCACGCGGCGCTGGCCCACCAAGCACGATACGATCCTGGTCTATGTGAAGGACCCCGCCAAATATCATTTTGATTCCAGCGCGGTGGATCGGGAGCCCTATATGGCCCCGGGCCTGGTGACCCCCGAAAAGGCCGAGCGCGGCAAGCTGCCCACCGATGTTTGGTGGCACACCATCGTCTCGCCCACGGGCAAGGAAAAAACCGGCTATCCCACCCAGAAGCCGGTGGGCATCCTGCGCCGCATCATCGCGGCCTCGAGCCGCGAGGGTGACTGGGTCCTCGATTTTTTCGCGGGAAGCGGAACCACGGGGGATGCCGCGCGCCAGCTGGGCCGTAATTTCCTGCTGGTGGACCGGAATCCCCAGGCCATCGAGGTCATGCGCGCGCGCCTCGGGGACGATGTTCACTACCGCGAATTTCCGGAGTCCGAGCCGGCCTGA
- a CDS encoding lipoate--protein ligase family protein — protein MHGEYKVPGGKLVVVDLDVVDGVLANFRLAGDFFLEPDDAIDLINAAVNGLPASADATTIAAAVREALPEDAQLLGFAPESVATAIRRSLTSAADWRDFDWQIIHSRAVSPRLHLALDEVLTTEVGLGHRGPTLRIWEWDESAVVIGSFQSLKNEVDLEQARAHGFDVVRRISGGGAMLMEKGSIITYSLYVPAELVQGMTFAESYAYLDDWVLIALQGLGIAATYKPLNDITSPSGKIGGAAQKRLGSGGVLHHVTMSYDMDGELMARVLRIGREKLSDKGTTSAAKRVDPLRSQTGLERSEIIDAMKATFISLTGAVPGEITEAEYARAEELVAEKFATAAWLNRVP, from the coding sequence ATGCACGGTGAATATAAGGTACCCGGCGGCAAGCTTGTTGTCGTGGACCTCGATGTGGTTGATGGTGTCCTGGCGAATTTCCGCCTCGCGGGCGATTTTTTCCTCGAACCCGATGACGCGATCGACCTCATCAACGCCGCGGTAAACGGGCTCCCCGCGAGCGCCGATGCCACCACGATTGCCGCCGCCGTGCGCGAGGCCCTGCCCGAGGACGCCCAGCTGCTGGGCTTCGCCCCCGAATCCGTGGCCACCGCCATCCGCCGCTCGCTCACCTCCGCCGCCGATTGGCGCGATTTTGACTGGCAGATCATCCACTCCCGCGCTGTATCGCCGCGCCTGCACCTCGCGCTGGACGAGGTCCTCACCACCGAGGTGGGCCTCGGGCACCGCGGCCCCACCCTGCGCATCTGGGAATGGGACGAATCCGCCGTGGTGATCGGCAGCTTTCAGTCCCTGAAAAACGAGGTGGACCTGGAGCAGGCCCGCGCCCACGGCTTTGACGTGGTGCGCCGGATCTCCGGGGGCGGCGCGATGCTCATGGAAAAGGGCTCGATCATCACGTATTCGCTCTATGTGCCGGCCGAGCTGGTGCAGGGCATGACCTTCGCCGAGAGCTATGCCTATCTGGACGACTGGGTGCTGATCGCCCTGCAGGGCCTGGGGATCGCGGCCACCTATAAGCCGCTGAACGATATCACCTCGCCCTCGGGCAAGATCGGCGGGGCCGCGCAAAAGCGGCTCGGCAGCGGCGGTGTGCTGCACCACGTCACGATGAGCTACGACATGGACGGCGAGCTGATGGCCCGCGTGCTGCGGATCGGGCGCGAGAAGCTGAGCGATAAGGGCACCACCTCCGCGGCCAAGCGCGTGGACCCACTGCGCAGCCAGACCGGACTCGAGCGCTCCGAGATCATCGACGCGATGAAGGCCACGTTTATCTCGCTCACGGGCGCGGTGCCCGGGGAGATCACGGAGGCCGAATATGCGCGCGCCGAGGAACTCGTGGCCGAGAAATTCGCGACCGCCGCCTGGCTGAATCGGGTGCCGTAA
- a CDS encoding histidine phosphatase family protein has product MTTIILARHGETIWHTGHRYAGLSDIPLDDEGARAAQSLARWSEGARLDAILVSPLIRAVNTARPSALATGLPLRIDPGLVEVDFGVGEGKTISELRPDYPEAVAAFEAAPADSPLPGGEVGRAAIDRYLEVIARLRAEYPAGRVLVVAHGTAIRLLACELLGIDPNRYRDLMPEMLNCGRTTFSFGERGPALIGFNTPTH; this is encoded by the coding sequence ATGACAACCATTATTCTGGCGCGACACGGCGAAACCATCTGGCATACCGGTCACCGCTATGCCGGGCTCAGCGATATTCCGCTAGACGATGAGGGGGCGCGCGCCGCGCAGTCCCTCGCGCGGTGGTCGGAGGGTGCCCGCCTGGACGCCATCCTGGTCTCCCCGCTGATTCGCGCCGTGAATACGGCGCGGCCCAGCGCGCTCGCGACGGGCCTGCCGCTGCGCATCGACCCGGGGCTGGTCGAGGTGGATTTTGGCGTGGGCGAGGGCAAAACCATCAGCGAGCTGCGGCCGGATTATCCCGAGGCGGTGGCCGCCTTTGAGGCGGCCCCGGCCGATAGCCCGCTGCCGGGCGGCGAGGTGGGCCGGGCGGCGATAGATCGCTATCTGGAGGTGATAGCCCGGCTCCGCGCGGAGTATCCGGCGGGCCGCGTGCTGGTGGTGGCGCATGGCACGGCGATCCGCCTGCTGGCGTGTGAGCTACTCGGGATTGATCCCAATCGCTATCGGGATCTGATGCCGGAGATGCTGAACTGCGGCCGCACCACGTTTAGCTTCGGCGAGCGCGGCCCCGCGCTGATCGGGTTTAATACCCCCACGCACTAG
- a CDS encoding alpha/beta fold hydrolase, protein MSDNKFSPEIDAATGARVGRIMDPDGVGIYTYTWEVPRPRAVIHIAHGVGEHARRYAPLARELNAAGYTVVADDHRGHGRSGLEAGGLADLGPGRVRGAINSLRSVGESIRADYPGLPLVLLGHSWGSLMAQKIVNTTTIYDAVVLSGSSLAVPGVLNAGDLNKRWRGPESTGLEWLGRDPAVGEAFSADPLNFDIAVTPAWSTFEALGLLGRPPRRMPRDIPMLIQGGEDDPLGGRRGLTKLDAAYRRRAGLSDVTLQIYPGARHEIYNETNRDEIIADLISWLDARMPAAQAPAG, encoded by the coding sequence GTGAGCGATAATAAATTTTCCCCCGAGATCGATGCGGCCACCGGGGCCCGCGTGGGCCGGATCATGGACCCCGATGGCGTGGGGATCTATACCTATACCTGGGAGGTCCCGCGGCCGCGCGCCGTGATCCATATCGCGCACGGCGTGGGGGAGCACGCTCGCCGCTATGCGCCGCTCGCGCGCGAGCTGAACGCCGCCGGCTATACCGTGGTGGCCGATGACCACCGCGGACACGGCCGCAGCGGTCTCGAGGCCGGCGGACTGGCCGACCTGGGGCCCGGGCGCGTGCGCGGGGCGATCAACTCGCTGCGCAGCGTGGGCGAGAGCATCCGCGCCGATTATCCCGGGCTGCCGCTTGTGCTCCTGGGTCACAGCTGGGGCTCACTGATGGCCCAAAAAATCGTAAATACCACCACGATCTACGATGCCGTGGTGCTCTCAGGTTCGAGCCTCGCGGTGCCCGGAGTGCTGAACGCGGGCGACCTGAATAAGCGCTGGCGCGGCCCCGAGTCCACCGGGCTGGAATGGCTCGGCCGCGATCCCGCGGTGGGCGAGGCCTTCAGCGCCGACCCCCTGAATTTTGATATTGCGGTGACCCCCGCGTGGAGCACCTTCGAGGCGCTGGGCCTGCTGGGCCGGCCCCCGCGCCGGATGCCGCGGGATATCCCGATGCTGATCCAGGGCGGCGAGGACGATCCGCTCGGCGGCCGCCGCGGGCTCACCAAGCTGGACGCCGCCTATCGCCGGCGCGCGGGGCTGAGCGATGTCACGCTGCAGATCTATCCCGGCGCCCGCCACGAGATCTATAACGAGACTAACCGGGACGAGATCATCGCCGATCTGATCTCCTGGCTCGACGCCCGAATGCCCGCCGCGCAGGCCCCCGCGGGCTAG
- a CDS encoding MarR family winged helix-turn-helix transcriptional regulator, with the protein MPLTLSEHATQLRLGTFQLARRLRAEKADDELSDGQFSVLAALYVHGPHTLGALAEREHVSPPSMNRTVNCLEKNEYLSRLEDPADRRRVTIALTEAGTALVRDTVTQRDAWISKQLLTLTPEERDTIARAAEIMRRLATQ; encoded by the coding sequence ATGCCTCTCACCCTCTCGGAGCACGCCACACAGCTGCGCCTGGGAACGTTTCAACTGGCCCGCCGCCTGCGCGCGGAAAAGGCCGATGACGAACTCAGCGACGGCCAGTTTTCCGTGCTCGCGGCTCTCTATGTCCACGGCCCCCATACCCTCGGGGCCCTCGCGGAACGCGAACACGTCTCACCCCCGTCGATGAATCGCACCGTGAACTGCCTCGAAAAAAACGAGTATCTGAGCAGGCTTGAGGACCCGGCGGATCGCCGCCGCGTCACCATCGCCCTGACCGAGGCCGGCACGGCCCTGGTCCGCGATACCGTGACCCAGCGCGACGCCTGGATCTCCAAACAATTGCTGACCCTCACCCCCGAGGAACGCGATACCATCGCCCGCGCGGCAGAAATCATGAGGAGGCTCGCCACCCAGTGA